One window from the genome of Mustela nigripes isolate SB6536 unplaced genomic scaffold, MUSNIG.SB6536 HiC_scaffold_2841, whole genome shotgun sequence encodes:
- the LOC132008991 gene encoding putative GTP-binding protein 6, which produces EDPSLGSPGLILRFSPSVAGTASLCRGAHGYGGAFSPLCTLHEAVPAKGHGPGQARQGWTGPGAHGDVSLTLALCLLKAEWQVAEAEALVQTLDGWSVVESMVVPSKTPDGKLTFGKGTLEHLTERVRGLPEITAVFLNVERLATPTKKELEARWGVPVFDRFTVVLHIFRCNARTKEAHLQVALAELPLLRSRLKSSTARPDAQGWGSRYIMGSGNVWGLVTGCWGWGGVPAATPREEDNVAERSSGAGAACGPLVCHLRTN; this is translated from the exons GAGGACCCGTCCTTGGGTTCCCCTGGCCTCATCCTCCGCTTCTCGCCGTCTGTGGCTGGAACAGCATCGCTGTGTCGTGGAGCACATGGGTACGGGGGTGCTTTCTCACCTCTGTGCACGCTGCACGAAGCCGTCCCAGCCAAGGGACATGGGCCGGGGCAGGCCAGGCAGGGCTGGACGGGGCCCGGGGCCCATGGGGACGTGTCCCTCACTCTGGCCCTGTGTCTCCTGAAAGCTGAGTGGCAGGTGGCGGAAGCAGAAGCACTGGTCCAGACCCTGGACGGCTGGTCGGTGGTGGAAAGTATGGTGGTGCCCAGCAAAACTCCCGATGGAAAGCTCACCTTCGGCAAAGGGACTCTGGAGCACCTGACAG agaGAGTCAGAGGGTTGCCCGAAATCACGGCGGTCTTTCTGAACGTGGAGAGGCTGGCCACGCCGACCAAG AAGGAGCTGGAGGCCCGCTGGGGCGTGCCGGTGTTCGACCGGTTCACGGTGGTGCTTCACATTTTCCGCTGCAACGCCCGGACCAAGGAGGCGCATCTGCAGGTGGCCCTGGCTGAGCTGCCCCTTCTCAG GTCCCGCCTGAAAAGCAGCACTGCCCGCCCAGATGCGCAAGGATGGGGCTCGCGCTATATCATGGGGTCAGGTAACGTGTGGGGTCTTGTCAcagggtgctgggggtgggggggtgtcccaGCAGCCACCCCTAGGGAAGAGGACAACGTTGCTGAAAGATCCAGTGGGGCAGGGGCGGCCTGTGGGCCTCTTGTGTGTCATCTTCGGACAAACTGA